The nucleotide window GAgcaatttttacatattcatACCCTCTCTGCTTCAATCTCTACGAAGGTGTGGCTgtcacccttaaaatcttaagTGGGACGGGGAGGAGGAAGCgatatcttaatttaaagaGAATTGAATTTCCTTTATTATGGGACCTTTCTAGTATTATTatgttgataaataaaatgcacaaaaaaGGGCATTAATTATAGTATTTTGGAATTTCAGTTGATTCTTCGAAAAACCTACTATTATCAATATGTTTGTCGCAAACACATAGcaagaattaaaagttgttttgttCAATAATTACGGATTAAAACGACTTATACGCttgaagaaaaagttgaaaaactaTTACACTATTTTTACACTATCAATAGTACcattttttgtgtattttatttatcgatCAAATAATACGAGGAAAATCCCATAACAAAGGGGTTAGTTCAGGgcaatttcctttaaaagaAGACATCACTCGCCCCTCCTTCGTTAGGGTTAGTGTAGAGGGGatgtaaatatattaaaaaatgtgtccccttgaaaattaaagtttacgTGTCCGCGTATATTGTCATTTATGCGTTTAGAAGAATAAAAACTTGAGTGGAAGTTTTTCGAAgtaccaccctgtataatggtCCGGCAGATAATGGCACAGTTTCGGTTAtgatttatttgcaatttgaaaattacatgAAATATATGGACAGGAACTCTAATCTGAGCCACTCCGAATAAACACTATAACAAGTAGTATAATGATGGCGATTAATAATCAAGGAATTTTAACCGCAAGCGTAGCGAATGAAAGAGAGAAGTTGTGTCAAACACAGGTGTTTACACGCTGTCGGCTACATCGATCTAATCAGGAAGCACTCAAAATCAtgcattaatgaaaaattatgcgTTAATCCGAGCCATTAACGAATGAGTTGGTATACACTAAAAGATGTGTTAATGTTTAGTCAAgggaaattcttttttaaacattcccccggtcataaaaaatatagatatatGAATTCGCAAGTTTAGTAAATTCCTAAATCTCACTTTCTTCGTTTTGACGCAGTTATCTACAACGCCAGTACAAGTGTAAACTTCAAACTCTTTTATCTAGGAGTCATCAATTctttctaaatgttttttacacATGAATACTCACTTTCTTCTGTATACCTAGatacatatatatgtcggcacaaattaattaacttcGAGCTGAGTCTTGATGGTCGCATATTGTACATACATTTCACTTAGTATAACAGTTACTACATCTATCCTATACAAATGGTACTTCACCGTTACTTAGTGAAACTAATGCTAATGCGTCCATATTTATCTTCATACTCTtgcatagaaaaattaaatatgggTTCTTGCTGAAATAAGTTCGTTAAGCACTTGCGAGATGGCACTATCGGGGGTACTAGATGGTTCTTCAAGGCGGGCTAGAATCGTGACGGTTCTTAGTTAAAAGCAATTGTTGAAGATGGCGCTATATGTGGGTAATTACCAAGAGGTTGATCGTCTGgttaaagtataaaatttgttgtgatcaaattataatttatttgttacagtaattatttaagtaaaataggTTAGTGATCAGTTTacaaaaatagagaaaaagaaagaaaaaaacccacattgaaaaataagctGATAAACCCTGAGTTAGTCAAAAATTCAtggtttccattaaaaatcttggaaaaatgtttttttttcgatcgtctttaaaacatttaaataaggCGTCGagtgaaaatacttttttaattctatcttttctttttctttctttctgtTCAGCTAGATCATTATCTATAACATTTATGAGCACGAGCACTATCTTCATAATTAGAGAAACATAATATTACAAgatacaaataaaattccaattaagGTTTCTTGATTTACCATGAGACGAAGACTGCAGGGGGCTGTTATCAGGACATCATACGACCGTTCCAATTAAAGAAATCTCCAGTCCAACATCAACGGTGTTTCTAGATCATTTTATATGTTGTTCTAAATAAAAGAGACATCAGTTAATGACTGAGATAAGCATTCAGAAGTAGCTCTAAATCTTCACCCAACCTTATTTTAAGCTTCAAATAGCCTTAAGCTCAATCTTCATTTACTAAAGGAGATCATGAGCTGAAACAGCCTGTATATCATTTAGTAGACTTAATGATATACAGGCTGTTTCAGAATAAGTCTGCCAACTGCTTCCTGTGaccgaaatttaaaaaaaactcgtaCAAACAAGGGTCCGTTTTTACTTTCTGTCTAATATAcagaatgataaaaaatataattaaaattttttttcctaataagtccGTTctgcaattaaatatttttataaaaattgggGAGATAGATATAGAGACATACGttttaaggagaaaataaTGTTGGGAGTTTCATCAGTGGCGTTCCCATGGATGTGatcctcaaaattttaaacgaaaaatatgatacgccgctggttaaaaaaaaatgagaataaTTTCCTGGACGCTTCATATTTCTGtcaaaaaaggtctcttgaatatttttcatagcGTTAACTGTTTTCgttgaaaaaaacattatttggtaattaatattaaaactacaaaattaaattaggtaCGTTACATTATTTATAAGGGAACAATTAAATAAGGTGTTGAAAATGCTCTCCACCTACAAAAATGGATGCTTCGGCACGTTTTTGTATGTTATCGTGCCCTATTTGATAAAATCAtggcatattttttattgtgttaaacGAATGAATTATGCGATTTCTCAGTTGTAAATTGtggcgttttattttttccacgaAAACGGTCATTAATGAAGGAAAACGGAAGCattcagaaaaatgtttttatttttttaggcaGCGGAGTATCatgtttttcgtttaaaatgttgagAGTCAAATCAATGGAAACGCCACTGGaggaattaaaaacattttttccccttaaaagatgtgCCTCTACATCTATTTTGCGCTACccaatttccataaaaatatttaatgccggaacggtcttattaggaaaaaagtaaaaaattaatcattttttatcatcCTGAATTTCAGAGAGGAAGCGAAAACGGACCCATGTTCGCAtgaactttatttcttatttcggtCACAGGAACCTACAGTAAGCAGTTGGGACacttattctgaaacaccctgtatgtacgCTATTGAGGTTTGGAGGAGTGGAATGTCCAATTAGAGTTTACGAGGGGTTGTTTTTATTcccttttaaaaatcattggtCGAATTATCTGCAGGAATTGGGCAGCTCTGCGGGGTTTTATGGTTTGGGTGGCCGCATTGTTTTGTCCAAACCTGTCCACATACAATGACCATATGACTAATGCCATCCTAATTAAACATTGTCTTGCACGAAAAGAGAACACGGATCAGACCGTTTGCCACTTTCTTCATGGAATTGTTTGGTAATCAGTTTTAATATGAACAATTGGTGTAGCAGTTAGTGACCCCTATTAATGATTTGTTGTTGTTAATACCGCTCcagattaaaagaaaattatgtattcTGCAAATCACAATACAACGGCTCTCCCAAAAGAACCAATTGTGTTAAAATAATGAGCCAAACTCATTATGATACAAACTCAGAAGAACTTTTCAGGGCAGTGCcatctaattaaaataaccCACATGAAATAATGCACCAGGATATGTGTGACAAGAAAACTTTCTCGAGGCAGCAAAAAACACATATAaacgtatttaatatttgccaTATGCTTTCTTCACTTAACCGTGACTTGCATACATGATCAATGTCACGGACAACAAACCATCTCGTTCTGGTTTACATTTTATCACGGACGGCGCTAATGACCTTTAAATCTCCAAAGGtacaaaaacttttgattATCTAAGGAATCTCGTAGACTGAAGGAAAGTAAAACCTTGAATGCGTAATCATGCATGCAGGGTCGGTACCAAAACCTATAATCGATAACTTTCTCAGCGGttcttttatctttttcttgCTTTGGGATTATGCATGACGAAACTGAAAGTGTGAAGAAgaacgaaaaaattatatcttgTCTGTGTTGCAAGATTGTTAGATGCTTCGCTAGGTACTGAAGAGGAATATGTGCAGTAACTTTCTTGTGTCTCGTCAGTGAcgcaataaaaattcaaactcaCGCCTcaagagtaaaaaaaaaagtaaaaatgtatttataatatatacagaGATGTACTGTGTTCGTTTGTTAGCTTAAATCttataacaaaacaataatttaaataaattagtttacaAGTCTTTGTTTCATTCTCATCGTTCCTTTTTGGGCTCATAAGCTTGGTATGCTAGTCTGTTGGCTTCCTCCGTGTCATACGATCTTCCCCAGCCAGACCCATGGTGTCCCCCTGCTGAAACGACTTCAACGTGGCCAGAATCGTGATGTCCCGACTGTCCCGAGAGCAGTTTCTTGAGCCCGATAATTCCCGCAAGAACTAGGGCCAGTTTGGACACAATCAGAGCTTTTCCCGCCAAAAGGGCCAGGGCTCCCAACGCCAAAGGCACTAAAGTGCCTCCGAGAATCAGGGGAAGCAGCATCATGGCACCGCCCTTCTTGCCACCCTTTTTGCCTCTACCTTCTTCATCTTCGCTGAAACTGCGGGCTATGTCCGAGGCTGAGGgcaattttatctaaaattaagaaaaagtttGTAGAGTactataaaatgcaaatatgtTTGCGATTTTCTACCTGTAAGGTATGAGATCCTAAAAATGAAGCAGCTTTCCCAAAAAGGAGTCCAGTCAAAGCCTCATCCTTCTCATTAAGAGATCTTGGAAGACTGGCCTCGATTTCAGCCTCAGTCTTAGGACCTTCCTGCTCTGCAGGTGCATTAGGGTCCTTGACAAAGGTGATTCCATCGATGAGGTTAAGGTTGTAGCTCCTTGCAGCTCTATCCATAGCGGCCAATAGTTTGAGCTTCAAACAGGGTGTCAGGTCCTGGGAGGCACATTCCTGGTACACTTTGTACATATATTTGAAGTCATTAAGGTATGAATACGAGTCAGAGGCACGTGGAGAACCATTATTGCCATCGATGGTGTTCTGATCTACGAAAGTGGCAGATCTAGCTAACACACCCGCGGATAACAAGAACCCGAATAGCGCGTACTTGACGAACATTTTTGACAATTATGGCTGATATACTGATATGGATCCACTTGCACTAGATGGTTTTATACCGGCAGAGTGACTTTGACTTTGCGACGCCGCCGTCGTCCCCTCCGGGTGGTACCTCCCGACTGATGGTTCTCTTTGGTACAGATCGGATTGCACGGATGGTACTGGGTATGTAGACCGTGAATTCACGGGCAACGGCTTCTTGGAATAGCGCACATCCATGCTTGGTGAAGTTGTTAGGTAGATCGCATACGAAGCGTACTCTAATAAGCTTGACAAAAGAAATGATACAATCAGTAGCATGGCAATTTGGTCTGAAAAATgttcatcttttttttatagaagcGATTTCATCGCCTTTTTGGcgatattgaataaaataaaaggtgGTTACCGGAAAAAATACGTATGGTTGGAAGCTACCAGTAAAATATCTACATGCAACTACATTCTTTCAGGCGACCGCTTTACTCcgaataattcaataaattttgctttaaaagcGAATTCAATTATAtgcaaaatttgttaaaaaacatttaaggTGTTTTAAGGGTATTAGTCTCATAAAAAGTCTTGGTGCGAATACAATGTGTTTAAGATAAGGACGTCCAGCATCGAGATCCCCAAAGCGGTAATAGGTACAGTCTTGGTTAAATGGGAGGAAAGTATTGCAGTTAAAACTTTAAGTGATATACTTGGAGTGATAGTTTCAAAACCCTCAAGAATTCTCCTTCGTAGTTCCTCTTTCGTCTCAAAGATGTcgataaatatgatttttttatgtaaccgtaaagaaaaaatctaagggGATGAAGTCTGGAGAATGGGAGGGTAAAGGATATTCTCTGTGGGTGCCAGTTCATCTTCCAGAAAGTGTAAGTGATATTCCTGCGCAATTCTTGCATTATATGCGGCTACGCCACATTGCTGGACTCAACAGTTATGTGTTAAAGTCGAGAGGTTCCTTAAGGTTTTTTCTAAATCCCCATCAAGTAAAATGATTATAAgagaaatgattaattattgGAATGCCAAATATTCCAAGCCACATGTTAAACCCTCAGCGATGTATTGATACGTAATTCTGTAGACACGCAGGTTCTCCTTCCTCCACCattagaagtttttttaaaaacgaaaattacaCTCATTTTTATCATGTATAAATGTCACCATCTGAACATACGATCCACTGAATCCTATATTTCTTAGGCGCATTAATTCAAACGCAACAGTGACTGCCGTTTTGCTAGTTGACCATAGAAAGCTTTCATTAGTCATCCAAAATAGCTATCAAGTGAATTCTTATCAACACAAATAACTTATAAATTTTGGtcataaaacaaatttgcCCCTATTTTCACTTTAAACGAATTCCATCGTGTATCCTGCACACAGAGCGTGCGTGCTAAGCCGGTAATAACTGCAAATATCCGTTAATTTAATACCTTGGTATATGGTTTCGATCTATTTCCTCCCTAAAAAAATCTCACCTTGCATGCTTAATCGATAAGCATGCGAATTATTATAGACGACACAAAATGCTTTTGTGGGTAAGGATGTAAAATACCGTGGCGGCACAACTTGTTGCTATTGTTATAGTGGAGTAAGTGTAAACGGTATATACTTGTAGCTGGGATTTTTAGGCTGATTAGCCGAAACAAGTGAAATTGCGGGTCTGAaagattattattgttaatgatTTTCTTCTGTGCTGACCATATGGCAGTGTAGAGTGTGGAGCAGaaaaaaaagcattaatttcTCGCAGAAGAGGCAGGTCTGCAGGAGATACGGAAAACTAGGTTTTgcacatttaattttttttagcacTTTTTgtctatgttttttttgttataattaaaataatgttgtaATAACgtgtgatcattaaaaaacctcGCAGTAAGTTTACGGTTCTCCGCCTGTTAATAACACCGTTAACGAGTTTTGTTATCTCTTTAAAGCTTAAATTCTCATGAgtcaaaaatatcattatcCAGATGAAGTTTGCCACAAGCATAACTGGCGTAATGGTAGTGTAACAGCAAAGCATTGCTGAGAACGTTGGTGGATATTGTGGCCCTGCGAGGAGCTCAACAGCAATCTACGATAATATTCGAGTTTCCACAGCCATAATCGACagctttcaaattaaaatcgatAGCGATTCTATGTGTTTGGACGGCGAAGGactaaaaaaatggaaaactgaaattttaataaactgaaaaataacacaatgtcgaaaataaaccCCAAAAATGGCGGTCgagatgttgaaaataaattttaattctgcagcagagaaaaacctcgatggaaaacaattttttccacatacTAAAAATAGATCACCCTTCAATAGTGATTTGCAGCATTGGTTCATGGATAAGGTGCATATAACATAACATGACTATAGATTCTTATTGCCCATACAAAAGCGcaactttttcttaatttaagcCATGCCCTAGCTATCGTTGGTTGGTCCGACGTAAAGAACCAAAAGTGTGTATGATCCTTTTCATAGAGCCAAAAGGAGGCGCTTTTATGTATAAAGTAGCTACTCTATGTACAAAGGTTGTTGTAGATTGAATAATTACGTTGGGACCACTCTGAGTTCGCAATCTCAGAGATACTGGTTGTGCAAAGCAACCTTCCTAACTATAGCTAATgtttattggtaaaaattaatgattcaTGTACTCAGAAAAAATCGATAAATTCCAGCAAAAATGTGCTGCCAGCTCAGTGCCTAAAAAAGAATCTTTATGTGTGACTGCAGATATACAGAGTTCGCCTCCGCTTGAAGTAATGTTGAATGGCAGTTCGAAGTGGATCCAAGGGGAAAAAAGgagttttttagtgggtagcTGTCTCCATCAAGGACAAATTTCACATATCTCAGTCACCAGTAGTACAGGCCGGGCACCTATGAAAATTTTCctcctctataaaaaaaaaataaaaataaggatATATATTTGTACAGGGTTTTCTTAAATATCACAAATATACAGAAGGgggtaattttttagtttatttcacgactaaaaattcacataaacATAAGTCCACAGACGCTTCGTTACTTATCTACAAGAtgttcaaatttcagaaattgttcatttttttctttacagctcttgcagtttttgagatatttagttaaaatttgaaatatagtTTACGCTGTAGCTCTTACATGGCATTTGGCATGTATCTGGACATATCAAGCAGTTTTgataatctacagggtgatataTTTCAGGGGCCATGCTTCCTTTTCTTCTCCTGAACTTTTTCGCGGTGCACTGCTGGTGaattctaaaatacaaaatgagttttttattttatttagaaactgTTTGGTCTCTCGTAGTTTGATCGTATCTACGTCGATAATCgggaaaaaaaacaaaaacgattttctgtaattcgttagatgaaattaaaatttattatgggtaagcaattatttataaaaggTAATTCCCTacttttaagaattttgaagGTTTATTTAGAAcaacccattaaaaattaaagctgGGATGaccctaaataataataataacgtgAACAAGGAAACTACGTTACAGCTAGTGTTAAAAGTGACCTCCTCCAACCTTTACACATACCTCCACCTTTTTTCTCATTGTTGCCCATACTCTTTCGAATACCTCCGGTGTATTTTTTACGGTTTCAAATGCATCTAATATTCGATTTCGCAACTCATCAAcgatatttactttttattttttttaatttgaacagTCTGTGGATAGGTAACGAGGCGTTTGCAgacctatatttatatgaacttttagtcaTGAAATAAGTTAAAGGATAACTCCCATCCGTATGTGTGTGGTATTTAGGAATACTCTGTATACACaaaaacacaacaaaaataaaacttcacaGTGGATGGCGCATTTGCCACCTTGACTTGAGTCTAATAAGACACAGGTTTGAACAACAGCTCCaactatttaaaattcgtCCATAAGAGTCTTAAGCATATCATATACTAGACTGAACCACTCTATGAATGTCATGGCAATTGTGGTGGAAGCCCATGGAACCTTTGCAATACTACAGTTTTGTGTTCGAAGTGAAACGATTTAACTAATTAGAGTCCTCCTCACAttctttataatataattttcaaagaataagaaaaaatgcagtttgtGCGTAGTATATAAACTGCTGCTACTCACAGAAAATGTGCATACTTgttttgaatatctaaatcCCCGAGAACTTTCCTTAGTTAGCATCAAGTAAAAGCATTTCAATTGAGAATATAGGATCAATCGAAAGCAGTAgaatatttattagaaattaaagATCAATTGAAGTGTTgtctatttatttaaaatattttccgaCCTGGCATGTACTCTATGAACATTTACTCAGCATAAGAATTTGGCCTTCTTaagtcaataaatttttttaaaatttactttaaagtATTCAATATCATAGTTACTTCGTAGAAACATAGACAAAATTGCAACGAAGAAATGGACTTTCTTAGTAGAGCAAATATATTATCTTGTAGATATGTATATGAGCATAAGAATACTCAATatgagaaattaatatttaattcaagaatttacattttactGTATAATCCCAACAAGTCACCGGTGTTTCGATATGCAAATTATGCATTAAGGCACTAAATTCATATCTGCGATAGATATAACGTGAAATAACCTTTCAAATTACGTTTTTTAGACATCTGGTGCTTGTCACAACACAAATCATTTTCATTCAGACTTCTTTTCGCAGATGGGGAGATCCATCATGCATTTTCACACTGCAATCTAATCACATGACACTTAAAACAAAATcgtttgtaaataaatatgttttcgtGGTGCACATCAAATAAGGCTCAAACGAAGCAAcataaaagcaaaaacattaatttaaattttaggaaattctTTGTTCGTGTTTTGATGTGTCCCAATCTGGACCTTAATGCTGTCTAGTCCCTTCACAAGTCCTGCTGCtctgattaaaaatatacgaAGTGACATAGAAACCCGAGCACCCAGTAAAAATGTTCGGATTTCGATAATACTTTGTACAAATTTCAGagggattaaaatttaaaaaaaagtcaaatgaTTAAAGTACCAGGtaaattggataatttttatccattaattaggatttttataattaacgaTATGTTAATAAGCTAAGATTTTGTATACATTCATTAATGTGTTCAGGCATACTCCTGAAAAGCTGGTGAATATCTTCGTGGGgtattttatttcaagaaCTTCTATCTCATGTGTAAGCACTGCGAGAGCTTGAGAGGGCGGCTGTAACGTTCGCAATCCCCTAACGATAATGTCCCACACATGTTGAATTGGAGACAAATCTGGAGATCTTGGAGGCCAAGGTAGCAGTTTAATACGAGCTACTTCAAAGCACTGC belongs to Euwallacea similis isolate ESF13 chromosome 7, ESF131.1, whole genome shotgun sequence and includes:
- the Osi8 gene encoding uncharacterized protein Osi8 → MFVKYALFGFLLSAGVLARSATFVDQNTIDGNNGSPRASDSYSYLNDFKYMYKVYQECASQDLTPCLKLKLLAAMDRAARSYNLNLIDGITFVKDPNAPAEQEGPKTEAEIEASLPRSLNEKDEALTGLLFGKAASFLGSHTLQIKLPSASDIARSFSEDEEGRGKKGGKKGGAMMLLPLILGGTLVPLALGALALLAGKALIVSKLALVLAGIIGLKKLLSGQSGHHDSGHVEVVSAGGHHGSGWGRSYDTEEANRLAYQAYEPKKER